Proteins encoded within one genomic window of Glycine soja cultivar W05 chromosome 1, ASM419377v2, whole genome shotgun sequence:
- the LOC114422818 gene encoding uncharacterized protein LOC114422818, which translates to MLTRKHKYIHQENTAVEGSCSVVIQKILPPKHNDPGSVTIPCSIGEVNVGKALIDLGANINLMPLSMCRRLGELEIMPTRMTLQLADRSITRPYGVIEDVLVRVNHFIFPA; encoded by the coding sequence ATGTTGACAAGGAAGCACAAGTACATTCATCAGGAAAACACCGCAGTGGAAGGAAGTTGTAGTGTTGTGATCCAAAAGATTCTTCCACCTAAGCATAATGACCCTGGtagtgtaactattccttgttcaataggagaagtcaatgtgggTAAGGCTCTGATTGATCTAGGAGCCAACattaatttgatgccactctccatgtgtagAAGATTAGGAGAGTTGGAGATTATGCCCACTCGAATGACTCTACAATTAGCTGACCGATCCATTACCAGGCcctatggagtaattgaagatgtattGGTCAGGGTAAATCATTTTATCTTCCCAGCATAA